A window of the candidate division WOR-3 bacterium genome harbors these coding sequences:
- a CDS encoding DUF1858 domain-containing protein: MPDLITPEIKLSEVIQKYPKTLEIFQKYNLHCLGCLLAAGESLKDGLTAHGLDVDQVVKEMNDLVSKASK, encoded by the coding sequence ATGCCCGATTTAATTACGCCTGAAATTAAGCTATCTGAAGTAATACAAAAATATCCCAAAACACTTGAAATCTTTCAAAAATACAACCTTCACTGCTTGGGGTGTCTACTAGCCGCGGGAGAGTCGTTGAAAGACGGGCTGACCGCCCATGGTTTGGATGTAGATCAAGTGGTCAAAGAAATGAACGATTTGGTTTCAAAAGCATCAAAGTGA
- a CDS encoding pantoate--beta-alanine ligase, with translation MRVIQDGSEMTEISDFYKEHGLILGFVPTMGCLHQGHISLFKCIEEKCDAIAASIYVNPMQFRPGEDFEKYPRDRIGDLEKLQNVCDYVFLPDDKQIYPSGFSTFVEVESLSKKLCGVSRPGHFRGVTTVVARLFGIVRPKLAAFGQKDYQQFVIIRRMTEDLALGVQLFMCPIVRDKDGLAMSSRNRYLSKKERIMSLAIRKSILYAREEIMEKGILDLSEIKKKMIDIMSENGVKVDYAEIVDPATLESVENIQKRAVIAVAGMVGSTRLIDNEIIDLEEK, from the coding sequence TTGAGGGTTATACAAGACGGTTCAGAAATGACTGAAATCTCGGATTTTTATAAAGAACATGGACTCATCCTCGGTTTTGTTCCGACTATGGGATGCCTTCATCAAGGACACATATCCCTCTTCAAATGCATAGAAGAGAAATGCGACGCGATTGCCGCCAGCATTTACGTAAACCCGATGCAGTTTCGACCAGGAGAAGATTTTGAAAAGTACCCTAGAGACCGGATTGGCGATTTGGAAAAGCTGCAAAACGTCTGCGATTACGTTTTTTTGCCCGATGACAAGCAGATTTACCCCTCGGGTTTTTCGACTTTTGTTGAAGTTGAATCCCTTTCGAAAAAGCTCTGCGGTGTTAGCAGACCAGGTCATTTCCGAGGAGTGACGACGGTTGTTGCGAGGCTTTTCGGAATTGTGAGACCAAAACTGGCCGCATTCGGGCAAAAAGATTACCAGCAATTCGTGATAATCAGGAGAATGACGGAAGACCTCGCTCTGGGGGTCCAGCTCTTCATGTGCCCTATCGTGAGAGATAAGGATGGATTGGCGATGAGTTCAAGGAACAGGTACCTATCGAAGAAGGAAAGGATCATGTCCCTGGCGATTAGGAAATCAATCTTGTATGCCAGGGAAGAAATCATGGAAAAAGGGATTTTGGATCTTTCTGAGATTAAGAAAAAAATGATTGATATAATGTCTGAAAACGGAGTTAAAGTCGATTATGCTGAAATTGTGGATCCTGCCACTCTGGAGTCCGTTGAGAATATTCAAAAAAGAGCCGTAATAGCGGTAGCGGGTATGGTCGGAAGTACTAGGTTGATAGATAACGAAATAATTGATCTGGAGGAAAAATAA
- a CDS encoding radical SAM protein: MSKISEHCTLCPRKCGVNRPKGEVGFCNSGTEVLIASFGRHFGEEPCISGEKGSGTVFFADCNMRCVYCQNFQISQNFNKENGLKGENVLSEIMILLQEDGCENLNLVTPTHFLPQIVRSLYLAVSRGFSLPLVYNCGGYENPKVVDILEGAIDIYMPDIKYFDEKLSNRYSLAPDYFQNALRSLEKMTIQTGNFKTNPKGLAKRGVILRHLVLPGLAEDSKKILTAVRDHVDKEICLSLMSQYFPSNRSSCFPEIDRTLQPEEYSEVVDHAVKIGFENILVQDPRESPKYLRPDFLNDHPFEQ; this comes from the coding sequence TTGTCCAAAATATCGGAGCATTGCACTCTTTGCCCTCGTAAATGCGGTGTCAACAGGCCAAAAGGTGAAGTTGGATTCTGCAATTCAGGAACAGAAGTTTTGATTGCATCCTTTGGCAGACATTTCGGAGAAGAGCCTTGCATAAGCGGGGAAAAAGGATCTGGAACCGTTTTTTTCGCCGACTGCAACATGCGATGCGTGTATTGTCAGAATTTTCAGATCAGCCAGAATTTTAACAAGGAAAATGGATTGAAAGGTGAAAATGTTCTGAGCGAAATCATGATTTTGCTTCAAGAAGACGGCTGTGAAAATCTCAACCTCGTCACTCCAACTCATTTTTTACCCCAGATCGTCAGGTCTCTGTATTTGGCTGTTTCCAGAGGTTTTTCTCTTCCCCTGGTATACAACTGCGGCGGATACGAAAATCCCAAAGTCGTGGATATCCTTGAAGGCGCAATAGATATTTACATGCCGGACATAAAATACTTTGACGAAAAACTGTCAAACAGATATTCTCTGGCTCCTGATTATTTCCAAAACGCCCTGAGATCCCTCGAAAAGATGACGATTCAGACGGGTAATTTTAAAACCAACCCCAAAGGTTTGGCAAAAAGAGGCGTGATACTGAGGCATTTGGTGCTTCCGGGACTCGCCGAAGACAGTAAAAAAATACTTACAGCTGTCAGGGATCATGTCGACAAGGAGATATGCTTGAGCCTTATGTCGCAGTATTTCCCGTCCAACAGGTCAAGTTGTTTCCCTGAAATAGACAGAACTCTACAACCAGAGGAATACTCAGAAGTCGTGGATCACGCTGTTAAAATCGGTTTTGAGAATATTCTCGTACAGGATCCCAGAGAATCGCCGAAATATTTAAGACCCGATTTTTTAAACGATCATCCTTTCGAACAATAA
- a CDS encoding aspartate kinase produces MNKIVVQKFGGTTVGTPDKINLVAMEISDMVQKGYRVAAVLSAMGQQTDELISLAKSVTDDPDPRELDMLVTVGERISISLLSMALKKLGKDAISFTGSQAGIITDCNHNDARILRITPNRVLEALNSDKIAIIAGYQGVSEKKEITTLGRGGSDTSAVAIACVLRAHYCDIFTDVDGVFATDPRVLPRAKHIERIGYEEMMELAALGANVVHPRAVEIAQRYGLELRVKNIENYFKKCGGKLTEIKNFPLSLESVTVKGLASDNEVSLISADIDDENHMSFLASLSENNVPVINFILNDSGKSRSLEILVRSNNTDKARKLLEGLKCRKIEISRDYALISLVGTGSGNSPELMKKLIGVLKKNGSLVKMISCSEVKISFLTEKKFSPSLLNEIALVFDLLEEE; encoded by the coding sequence GTGAACAAAATCGTAGTTCAAAAATTCGGCGGCACAACTGTCGGCACACCGGATAAAATCAATCTCGTCGCAATGGAGATCTCCGACATGGTGCAGAAAGGCTACAGAGTTGCGGCTGTTTTATCAGCGATGGGACAGCAGACCGACGAATTGATTTCATTGGCAAAATCGGTCACAGACGATCCTGATCCGAGAGAATTGGACATGTTGGTGACGGTGGGAGAAAGAATATCCATATCATTGCTTTCCATGGCTCTAAAAAAACTCGGAAAGGACGCGATTTCTTTTACGGGCAGCCAAGCCGGAATAATTACCGATTGCAACCACAACGACGCCAGAATACTGAGAATCACGCCAAACAGAGTTCTTGAAGCTTTGAATTCTGATAAGATAGCCATTATCGCGGGATACCAGGGAGTAAGTGAAAAAAAAGAAATCACTACACTCGGTAGAGGTGGTTCAGACACCTCTGCCGTAGCTATCGCCTGCGTGTTAAGAGCCCATTATTGCGACATTTTTACCGATGTTGACGGCGTCTTTGCAACTGATCCGAGAGTCTTACCCAGGGCTAAACACATCGAAAGAATCGGATACGAAGAAATGATGGAATTGGCGGCCCTCGGAGCAAATGTCGTTCATCCCAGAGCCGTCGAAATTGCCCAGAGATACGGGCTTGAACTAAGGGTGAAAAACATTGAAAATTACTTTAAAAAATGCGGAGGTAAATTGACCGAAATAAAGAATTTTCCACTTTCGCTTGAATCAGTCACGGTAAAAGGTCTCGCGTCAGACAACGAAGTGTCGTTGATATCCGCCGATATCGACGATGAGAACCATATGTCCTTTTTGGCATCCCTTTCCGAGAACAATGTTCCAGTGATCAATTTCATCCTGAACGATAGTGGTAAATCCCGGTCATTGGAAATACTCGTCAGATCAAATAACACCGACAAAGCGAGAAAATTACTTGAAGGTTTAAAATGTCGAAAAATTGAGATTTCTCGGGACTACGCTCTTATCAGCTTGGTGGGTACAGGCAGCGGAAATTCGCCGGAATTGATGAAAAAATTGATCGGGGTTTTGAAGAAAAACGGATCTTTGGTCAAGATGATTTCTTGCTCCGAGGTAAAAATCAGCTTTTTAACCGAAAAAAAATTTTCCCCTTCGCTTTTAAACGAAATAGCACTCGTTTTTGATCTATTGGAAGAGGAATAG
- a CDS encoding LytR C-terminal domain-containing protein: MKAVQISLFFFLFLSCSKPPLVEVDKDIQNSEFSAYPQDTLMVEILNGTGKDALGRFVADTLRSIQVVYMDTVYYFDVIRIDNWHEPELDRSFVVDRKDFNGKNAKILCLASSINPPLVELRKNSMSEVTLIVGPDYENYFGCMDSFNKIW, translated from the coding sequence ATGAAGGCTGTCCAGATCTCACTTTTCTTTTTCCTTTTTTTGTCGTGTTCAAAACCGCCTCTTGTCGAGGTAGATAAAGACATACAAAATTCGGAATTTTCAGCATATCCCCAAGACACTTTGATGGTTGAAATTCTTAATGGGACAGGGAAAGACGCACTGGGAAGGTTTGTGGCTGACACTTTAAGGTCAATTCAGGTGGTATACATGGACACGGTTTATTATTTCGACGTAATAAGAATAGACAACTGGCATGAACCGGAACTTGACAGGTCTTTTGTGGTCGACAGAAAAGATTTCAATGGAAAAAATGCGAAAATTTTGTGCCTCGCATCTTCCATCAATCCTCCACTCGTCGAATTGCGAAAGAACAGCATGAGTGAAGTAACTTTGATTGTCGGGCCGGATTACGAAAATTATTTTGGATGTATGGATTCTTTCAACAAAATATGGTAA
- the xth gene encoding exodeoxyribonuclease III, which produces MKIATWNVNSINTRAEYLRIWLEKNAPDVIMLQETKTPDDKFPESFFMEVGYKSYFNGQKSYNGVAILSKKELTGVVKGFDGEAEAEKRLISAFYDDKLIVCVYVPNGKSPADPSFKVKLDFFDKLREKLGENIKNKIIVGGDFNVALRDIDVWDPVRLDGSICFNPEERKKMKSILDTGYVDSYSKIWPEKQAFSWWDYRDGSFHKNHGMRLDYLLFSKNMENDIISCKIDRESRKKAGELKPSDHSPVIAEIMER; this is translated from the coding sequence ATGAAAATAGCGACATGGAATGTAAATTCAATAAATACAAGAGCGGAATATTTACGGATTTGGCTGGAAAAAAACGCACCTGACGTAATCATGCTTCAGGAGACCAAAACCCCAGATGATAAATTTCCTGAATCTTTTTTTATGGAAGTAGGCTATAAAAGCTATTTTAACGGTCAAAAGTCATACAACGGAGTCGCCATCCTGTCAAAAAAAGAATTGACAGGCGTAGTGAAAGGATTCGACGGTGAAGCTGAAGCTGAAAAAAGACTGATCTCAGCTTTTTACGATGATAAATTGATTGTATGCGTATATGTTCCCAACGGTAAAAGTCCCGCGGATCCATCTTTTAAGGTCAAACTCGATTTTTTTGACAAGCTCCGGGAAAAACTTGGTGAAAACATAAAAAATAAAATCATAGTGGGCGGAGATTTCAACGTGGCCCTGCGGGATATTGACGTCTGGGATCCGGTTAGGCTGGACGGTTCCATTTGTTTTAACCCCGAAGAGAGAAAAAAGATGAAATCGATCCTCGACACAGGTTACGTCGACTCTTATTCAAAAATATGGCCTGAAAAACAGGCTTTTTCATGGTGGGATTACCGAGACGGTTCTTTTCACAAAAACCATGGAATGAGACTTGATTACTTGCTGTTTTCCAAAAATATGGAAAACGACATTATTTCCTGTAAAATTGATCGTGAATCAAGAAAAAAAGCGGGAGAGTTAAAACCTTCTGATCACTCCCCCGTAATAGCGGAAATCATGGAGCGATGA
- a CDS encoding endonuclease III: MTKKERAVKIYEILSKLYPHAKCHLNYKKPYELLLSGILSAQTLDSRVNSVTPVLFKRYPGVNEISRADPEILEEILKPVGMYRMKSARIIGAASFLKQRYNGEVPETIEDLIRIPGVGRKTANLFVGEFLGKPAIIADTHLIRVTARLGLVEEHLNPEEIEFKLVKIVPDKIRTGFSFVIGDHGRNVCKARKPNCAGCEISKLCKKAQQDKKNTQ; encoded by the coding sequence ATGACCAAGAAAGAAAGAGCTGTTAAAATTTATGAGATTTTATCCAAACTATATCCTCATGCTAAATGCCATTTAAATTACAAAAAACCATATGAACTTTTATTGTCTGGAATACTTTCGGCTCAAACCCTGGACTCGAGGGTGAATTCGGTGACACCCGTTTTGTTTAAAAGATATCCGGGAGTCAACGAGATCTCAAGAGCTGATCCAGAGATTCTTGAAGAAATACTAAAACCCGTAGGAATGTACAGAATGAAGTCAGCAAGAATTATAGGGGCTGCTTCTTTCTTGAAACAAAGATACAACGGAGAGGTACCGGAAACTATAGAAGATCTTATAAGAATACCCGGAGTTGGCAGGAAGACAGCGAATTTGTTTGTCGGAGAATTTTTAGGTAAACCAGCCATAATTGCCGACACCCACTTGATAAGGGTCACAGCCCGTCTCGGACTTGTCGAAGAACATCTTAATCCCGAAGAAATCGAATTTAAGCTCGTAAAAATCGTCCCCGATAAAATTCGAACAGGATTTTCATTCGTCATTGGTGATCACGGCAGAAACGTATGCAAAGCAAGAAAACCGAATTGCGCGGGGTGCGAGATTTCAAAATTATGCAAAAAAGCCCAGCAAGATAAAAAGAACACTCAATGA
- a CDS encoding aspartate 1-decarboxylase yields MLRRFVRVKLHGLKVTEANLDYTGSLGVDSEILKKASLKAGEMVLIANLNNGARFYTYLIEEKPFSREVKLNGAAARLGLPKDRLIVMCEALLGEDEIDGFQMKVFRFDTDNNVIE; encoded by the coding sequence ATGTTGAGGAGATTTGTGAGGGTCAAGCTTCATGGACTAAAAGTCACAGAAGCAAATCTTGATTACACCGGAAGCTTGGGAGTAGATTCTGAAATACTGAAAAAAGCCTCTTTAAAAGCAGGAGAAATGGTTTTGATAGCCAATCTAAACAACGGTGCGAGGTTTTATACCTATTTGATCGAAGAAAAACCCTTTTCTCGGGAAGTAAAATTAAACGGCGCTGCGGCAAGGCTGGGTCTTCCTAAAGACAGGTTGATAGTGATGTGTGAAGCTTTGCTCGGTGAAGACGAAATTGATGGTTTCCAAATGAAGGTATTCCGTTTTGACACGGATAACAATGTAATTGAATAA
- a CDS encoding ABC transporter substrate-binding protein, with translation MKTETLNFIVIITLVFLSCTPLRNGQGQQTSYVEDLNRIALEKYAEGEYQDAIIIFNQILSSSPSDSLRFETQYMIALSAYMIGDMPKSEKALSDLLQEEDLPAKNKITALRLLARVFSDEEAFKESSETILMMYDLIPDGDPFKEIALNELNDMTSNLSSTELKDLYESNRETSLSPRILFFASTAAFSEGDITESERLWDLLKTNHQNSEFLERRPPFLRQINSKLIGVIMPLTGQHAQYSQEVINGIKLALKGSGFEILIYDSYGEPSKATQCAKELIDEKGVIAIIGPLLSSSSIDVAEICVANSIPMITPTATQSGISDIGSYIFQLNRPETDEELFVLATWAVEKALYSNFCVVGGEGYEEDLQKFSDYVTSLGGHILGSWTFPRGTSDFTRISSEITLEEPDAVFISSSVTEIVQLSPTLRFIGCNARFLGSSIWNNDEVVRYGEDAVVGAVFPGKGYFGSETIGFVNDYTQEYGREPSRVARLGYDAMRILIVASQGKSFESSKQLGDAITSLRIHSGVSGQIILEPGSRIAHQLLTIQRGRILPLNEQN, from the coding sequence GTGAAAACTGAAACACTTAATTTTATAGTAATAATAACACTGGTTTTTTTGTCTTGCACTCCGCTCAGAAACGGACAGGGACAACAGACATCGTACGTTGAAGACCTCAACAGAATCGCCCTTGAGAAATACGCCGAGGGCGAATATCAGGACGCGATAATAATTTTCAACCAAATTCTTTCCTCATCGCCTTCCGATTCCTTGAGGTTTGAAACACAATACATGATAGCCTTGAGCGCCTACATGATAGGAGATATGCCGAAATCAGAAAAGGCTCTTTCGGACTTGCTCCAAGAAGAAGATTTACCGGCTAAAAATAAAATTACAGCTCTCCGCCTTTTGGCCCGTGTCTTTTCTGACGAAGAAGCTTTCAAAGAATCTTCCGAGACGATTCTGATGATGTATGACCTCATTCCAGATGGTGACCCTTTCAAAGAAATTGCTTTAAACGAGTTGAACGACATGACATCGAACCTGAGCTCGACCGAACTTAAAGACCTTTACGAATCAAACAGGGAAACTTCTCTATCACCCAGAATTTTGTTTTTTGCCAGCACAGCGGCATTCAGCGAAGGCGACATAACTGAGTCGGAGAGGTTATGGGATTTATTGAAAACCAACCATCAGAACTCGGAGTTTTTAGAGAGAAGACCGCCGTTTCTAAGACAGATAAACTCAAAACTTATCGGAGTTATTATGCCTTTGACGGGGCAGCACGCTCAATACAGCCAAGAAGTGATAAACGGCATAAAACTCGCCCTTAAAGGCAGTGGTTTTGAAATACTGATCTACGATTCATACGGAGAACCTTCAAAGGCGACTCAATGCGCAAAAGAACTGATTGACGAGAAAGGAGTCATAGCAATTATCGGACCTTTGCTTTCATCCTCTTCGATAGATGTCGCAGAAATATGCGTGGCGAACTCGATTCCGATGATCACACCTACCGCAACACAATCTGGCATAAGCGACATAGGAAGTTATATCTTTCAACTCAACAGACCTGAAACGGATGAAGAATTGTTTGTCCTGGCGACATGGGCGGTTGAAAAAGCCCTTTACTCGAATTTTTGTGTTGTCGGGGGCGAAGGTTACGAGGAGGATTTACAAAAGTTTTCGGATTATGTGACAAGCCTCGGAGGGCATATTCTTGGAAGTTGGACTTTTCCAAGAGGCACAAGCGACTTTACGAGGATTTCGTCTGAAATTACCCTCGAAGAACCTGACGCTGTTTTTATTTCATCAAGCGTAACCGAAATAGTCCAGCTCTCTCCTACGCTGAGGTTTATCGGCTGCAACGCGAGGTTTCTCGGATCTTCCATTTGGAACAACGATGAAGTGGTAAGGTACGGCGAAGACGCGGTAGTGGGGGCCGTATTTCCCGGGAAGGGGTATTTCGGGAGCGAGACAATAGGTTTCGTAAACGACTACACTCAGGAATACGGCAGAGAGCCCTCAAGGGTGGCAAGGCTCGGATATGACGCGATGAGAATATTGATTGTCGCTTCTCAGGGTAAATCTTTCGAAAGTTCAAAACAGCTTGGAGACGCCATAACTTCCCTAAGAATACACTCCGGCGTCTCAGGGCAAATAATTTTGGAACCCGGAAGCAGAATCGCGCATCAACTGCTCACAATTCAAAGAGGACGTATTCTGCCGCTGAATGAACAGAACTAA
- the ftcD gene encoding glutamate formimidoyltransferase: MKLLECVPNFSEGRDKKKIELITKEIENTKGAILLDVDPGPDTNRTVVTFVGNPESVIEAAYRAIKKASELIDMRTHKGAHPRMGATDVCPLIPISGITDEECVAVSVELARRVGDQLNIPVYMYEKSAVKPQRVLLAEIRKGEYEALEEKMKDEYWRPDFGPATFNAKSGATVIGVRDFLIAYNINLNSTDPKIAKDIGKTISDSGRFKRDEKGKIVLNEKGEKIKIPGTLKSCKATGWYLPDFNVAQVTMNLTDYRTTGIHTAFEEVRRQADLRGALVTGSEIVGLVPLEAIKESGRYFLSKQGECGAVNETKAIESAVMSLGLSSLYGFEPEKKIIEYVVGAKKGGKLASKKVYDFIDEVSSNSVAPGGGSVSSLLGSLGSALTAMVANLTFGHKNFSEYKSYMEETAFKAHELKEELSELIDKDTDAFNEIITAGRMPKKTEEEINLRSNALEKANKEAAEVPLRTCACSVEVLKILEVLASRINPNSISDAGVAALSAFAAAEGAFLNVLINLSSIGDDEFRERIKKEAQKLMEDAKSSRDKIMKSVYGIITEPK, from the coding sequence ATGAAATTGTTAGAATGCGTACCAAATTTCAGTGAAGGAAGAGACAAGAAGAAAATCGAACTCATCACGAAAGAAATTGAAAACACCAAAGGTGCAATTTTGCTTGATGTAGACCCTGGACCAGACACCAACCGAACAGTTGTCACTTTCGTCGGAAACCCAGAATCCGTGATAGAGGCCGCTTACAGAGCCATCAAAAAGGCTTCAGAATTGATTGATATGAGAACCCACAAAGGAGCCCACCCGAGGATGGGCGCAACAGATGTCTGTCCTTTGATTCCGATATCGGGTATCACGGACGAGGAGTGCGTCGCCGTATCCGTGGAACTCGCAAGAAGGGTGGGAGATCAGCTTAATATACCTGTTTACATGTATGAGAAATCCGCTGTTAAACCGCAAAGAGTTTTACTTGCCGAAATACGAAAGGGAGAATATGAAGCTCTCGAAGAAAAAATGAAAGATGAATATTGGCGACCGGATTTTGGTCCAGCTACTTTCAACGCTAAATCCGGGGCGACGGTCATCGGCGTAAGGGATTTTCTCATCGCTTATAATATAAACCTCAATTCGACCGACCCGAAAATTGCGAAAGATATCGGCAAGACCATAAGCGATTCAGGAAGGTTTAAAAGAGACGAAAAAGGGAAAATTGTCCTGAATGAAAAAGGAGAAAAAATCAAAATACCCGGCACCCTGAAATCTTGCAAGGCTACGGGTTGGTATCTCCCCGATTTCAACGTAGCCCAAGTGACCATGAATTTGACAGATTACCGTACGACGGGAATCCACACTGCTTTTGAAGAAGTTAGAAGACAGGCGGACTTGAGGGGAGCTCTGGTGACCGGAAGTGAAATAGTAGGATTGGTTCCGCTTGAGGCGATCAAAGAATCCGGCAGGTATTTTTTATCGAAGCAAGGTGAATGCGGAGCCGTCAACGAGACAAAAGCAATTGAATCGGCAGTAATGTCACTCGGTCTCTCTTCGCTCTACGGTTTTGAACCGGAAAAGAAAATAATCGAATACGTTGTGGGGGCAAAAAAAGGGGGTAAACTCGCTTCAAAAAAAGTATACGATTTCATAGATGAGGTCTCTTCCAACTCTGTAGCTCCCGGAGGGGGGAGCGTGAGCTCTCTTTTAGGATCCCTGGGTTCCGCTTTGACGGCTATGGTCGCAAACCTGACTTTTGGGCACAAAAATTTTTCCGAATATAAATCATATATGGAAGAAACCGCTTTTAAAGCCCATGAATTGAAAGAAGAACTGTCTGAACTTATTGACAAAGACACTGACGCTTTCAACGAGATTATTACCGCGGGACGAATGCCGAAAAAAACCGAAGAAGAGATAAACCTCAGGAGCAATGCTCTTGAAAAGGCAAACAAAGAAGCTGCGGAAGTACCCTTAAGAACCTGCGCGTGTTCTGTCGAGGTCTTGAAAATCTTGGAGGTCTTGGCTTCAAGGATAAACCCCAACAGCATATCCGATGCTGGCGTGGCGGCTCTTTCGGCATTTGCGGCGGCTGAAGGGGCTTTCCTGAATGTGCTAATAAACCTTTCGTCTATCGGAGACGACGAATTCAGAGAGAGAATCAAAAAAGAAGCCCAAAAACTGATGGAAGACGCAAAATCCTCAAGGGACAAAATAATGAAGTCTGTTTACGGGATTATCACGGAGCCCAAATGA
- a CDS encoding 4-hydroxy-tetrahydrodipicolinate synthase, giving the protein MFEFCTVAMITPFSEGKIDMEGVRKNIDFYVRGDVSGILIAGTTGESPTLTEEEYQSLANEVVHAVNKRAKVMLNAGTNSTQKSLKNLSLANKIGVDAVLAITPYYNKPNHSGMKEHFVRIASETDLPVYIYNVPSRTGVNIDIDLVVELRSENKNIAGIKEAGGNIDRFSDMAQKIDGGFEILSGDDNMTLPSMSVGAKGVISVSANIIPAEVSKMTKVWSLKNPDTAREIHLKFFQLTKLLFVETNPVPVKTAMRLMGLPSGELRLPLGEMSEKNAQLLKAELGRLGLV; this is encoded by the coding sequence ATGTTTGAGTTCTGCACAGTCGCGATGATAACCCCCTTTAGCGAAGGCAAAATTGACATGGAAGGGGTAAGGAAAAACATTGATTTCTACGTCAGGGGTGACGTCAGCGGAATTCTCATAGCCGGAACTACTGGAGAATCACCAACTCTCACTGAAGAAGAATACCAATCTTTAGCCAATGAAGTCGTCCATGCAGTCAACAAACGCGCCAAGGTAATGCTAAATGCTGGAACAAACTCGACTCAAAAATCTCTTAAAAACCTCTCCCTTGCGAACAAAATCGGAGTTGACGCGGTTCTCGCGATTACCCCTTACTACAACAAACCAAATCATTCCGGGATGAAAGAGCATTTCGTCCGTATAGCCTCAGAAACAGATTTGCCGGTGTACATCTACAATGTACCATCGAGGACAGGAGTGAATATAGATATTGACTTGGTCGTAGAGCTCAGAAGCGAGAACAAAAACATAGCAGGAATAAAAGAAGCGGGGGGTAACATAGACAGGTTTTCAGATATGGCGCAGAAAATTGACGGTGGTTTTGAGATTCTATCAGGAGACGACAATATGACCCTGCCCTCAATGTCAGTGGGCGCAAAAGGCGTTATTTCTGTCAGTGCGAATATAATCCCCGCCGAAGTTTCAAAAATGACAAAAGTGTGGAGTCTAAAAAACCCCGACACCGCTAGAGAAATACATCTAAAATTCTTTCAACTGACCAAACTTCTTTTTGTCGAGACAAACCCAGTTCCCGTTAAAACAGCCATGCGTCTGATGGGCTTACCTTCCGGAGAGCTGAGGTTGCCCTTGGGAGAGATGTCAGAAAAAAACGCGCAATTGCTCAAAGCCGAACTAGGCAGACTCGGACTGGTGTGA
- a CDS encoding NTP transferase domain-containing protein translates to MKSDKPKSLMDMAGYPMLGYVLNCAKSLNPDKIVVVVGKGGGLIIDRFKGENVEFVTQNPQLGTAHAVLQTEKQVEKKGKILILYGDVPLVRSQTLSNFIVDSTGYKASFLGMRLENPGSYGRFVTEGKLLKAIREARDADEKEKQIKVVNTGIMICESETLFEAISEVKTDNDQKEYYLTDVVKILDKKGLKVSYSIASNPSEFFGANDRSEIAVLSSIIRNEKMSSLMKEGVTIISPENTVIDFQVRIGRGTVVYPFSFITGNTEIGKNCVVKPFSFLKDCMLQDGETS, encoded by the coding sequence ATGAAGTCCGATAAGCCTAAATCCCTTATGGATATGGCAGGGTATCCTATGCTAGGTTATGTCCTGAATTGCGCGAAGTCTTTAAATCCCGATAAAATTGTCGTCGTGGTCGGAAAAGGCGGAGGATTGATCATTGACAGGTTCAAAGGCGAGAATGTCGAATTTGTAACTCAAAACCCGCAGCTTGGAACAGCTCACGCCGTCCTACAGACAGAAAAGCAAGTTGAAAAAAAAGGAAAAATCCTAATCCTTTACGGTGATGTTCCCTTAGTCAGATCACAGACTTTGAGTAATTTTATCGTTGATTCAACCGGGTACAAGGCTTCTTTTCTTGGCATGAGATTGGAAAATCCGGGCTCTTATGGAAGGTTTGTAACCGAAGGAAAACTGCTTAAAGCGATTAGAGAGGCGAGAGACGCAGACGAAAAAGAAAAACAAATAAAGGTTGTAAACACGGGGATTATGATATGTGAGTCTGAAACTTTGTTTGAAGCAATATCGGAAGTCAAAACCGACAACGATCAGAAGGAATACTACCTCACGGATGTTGTGAAGATTTTGGACAAAAAAGGGTTAAAAGTTTCGTATTCCATCGCCTCAAACCCGTCGGAATTTTTCGGTGCCAACGACAGATCTGAAATCGCAGTTTTGAGCTCAATAATCAGAAATGAAAAAATGAGCTCTCTTATGAAAGAAGGCGTCACGATAATTTCACCAGAGAACACCGTCATAGATTTTCAAGTCCGGATAGGTCGGGGGACAGTCGTCTATCCTTTTTCTTTCATCACCGGAAACACCGAAATAGGTAAGAATTGCGTAGTAAAACCTTTTAGCTTTTTAAAAGACTGCATGCTGCAAGACGGTGAAACTTCATGA